One stretch of Harpia harpyja isolate bHarHar1 chromosome 17, bHarHar1 primary haplotype, whole genome shotgun sequence DNA includes these proteins:
- the ALG5 gene encoding dolichyl-phosphate beta-glucosyltransferase isoform X4: MALPLPLPEAAAVLAALLLLLICTIAHVTARKMPTLHRHEEEKFFVNAEGRKEPVPSIHDPPTRELSVVVPSYNEEDRLPLMMDEALNYLEKRQKRDPSFTYEVIVVDDGSKDETTKVAMKYCKKYGSDKVRVLSLVKNRGKGGAVRMGVFSSRGKKILMADADGATKFEDIEKVEEGLKNLQPWPNQMAISCGSRAHLEKDSIAKAVVDKAQAWNLYCNRRIAGLIFSASLDVLIMLNVLKMVLLHQKNQRIHTRSTINLGLKHFSEKHKL; encoded by the exons aTGGCGCTGCCGCTGCCCCTGCCCGAAGCCGCGGCCGTGCTGGCCGCCCTCCTCCTTCTGCTG ATCTGCACGATCGCTCATGTAACTGCCAGAAAAATGCCAACCCTTCACCGGCACGAAGAAGAGAAATTCTTCGTAAATGCTGAAGGGAGGAAAGAACCTGTACCAAGTATACACGATCCCCCTACAAGGGAACTCTCTGTTGTTGTGCCTTCGTACAATGAGGAAGACCGGT TGCCCCTTATGATGGATGAAGCTTTGAATTATCTAGAAAAAAGACag aaacgAGATCCTTCATTCACTTACGAAGTAATAGTTGTTGATGATGGCAGTAAAGATGAAACTACAAAG GTTGCAATGAAGTACTGCAAGAAATATGGAAGCGACAAAGTGCGAGTGCTTTCTTTGGTAAAAaatcgagggaaaggaggagcagTCAGGATG GGTGTCTTTAGTTctcgggggaaaaaaattcttatggcTGATGCAGATGGAGCTACAAAATTTGAAGATATTGAAAAAGTAGAAGAAGGTCTAAAAAATCTTCAGCCATGGCCT AACCAGATGGCTATTTCCTGTGGTTCTAGAGCTCATCTGGAGAAGGACTCAATAGCAAAG GCAGTAGTTGACAAAGCACAGGCATGGAACTTGTATTGCAACAGACGCATTGCTGGACTAATTTTTTCAGCATCATTGGATGTGCTCATCATGTTGAATGTTCTCAAGA TGGTTCTTCTTCACCAAAAGAACCAAAGAATCCACACCAGATCCACCATTAACCTTGGGCTAAAGCACTTTTCTGAGAAGCACAAGCTATGA
- the EXOSC8 gene encoding exosome complex component RRP43: MATAFKTVEPLEYYRRFLKENCRPDGRELGEFRATTVNIGSITTADGSALVKLGNTTVICGIKAELAAPAADSANKGYIVPNVELPSLCSTRFRSGPPGEEAQAASQFIADVIENSQIIAKEDLCVAHGKLAWVLYCDIICLDYDGNILDASAFALLAALKNVQLPSVTINEETGLSEVNLKQKNPLIIRKHPVATSFAIFDDTLLIVDPTAEEEDLATGTVTIVTDDEGRLCSVHKPGGSPLTGAKLQDCITRAVTRHKEVKKLIDKVIKSIKPK; the protein is encoded by the exons ATGGCGACGGCTTTCAA aaCGGTGGAACCATTGGAGTATTACAGAAGATTTTTG aaagagaacTGTCGACCTGATGGAAGGGAGTTAGGTGAATTCCGAGCAACCACTGTCAACATAG GTTCAATTACAACTGCAGATGGTTCTGCCCTGGTGAAGTTAGGAAATACTACAGTGATTTGTGGAATTAAAGCG GAACTTGCTGCACCCGCAGCAGATTCTGCTAACAAAGGATATATTG TTCCAAACGTAGAACTGCCATCCCTCTGTTCAACGAGGTTTCGCTCTGGACCACCTGGTGAAGAGGCTCAAGCAGCAAGCCAGTTCATTGCAGATGTGATTGAAAA ttcaCAGATAATAGCGAAAGAAGATCTGTGTGTTGCACACGGCAAG CTTGCTTGGGTGTTATACTGTGATATCATATGTCTGGACTACGATGGAAACATTTTGGATGCCAGTGCCTTTGCTTTGTTAGCAGCATTAAAAAATG TACAATTGCCATCAGTTACTATAAATGAAGAAACTGGTTTATCAGAAGttaatttaaaacagaagaatCCTTTGATTATCAGAAAGCATCCGGTTGCCACGTCATTTGCTATATTTGATGA CACATTACTCATTGTTGATCCAACTGCTGAAGAAGAAGACTTAGCAACTGGAACAGTAACTATTGTAACTGACGATGAAGGCAGACTATGTTCTGTCCATAAACCAG gTGGAAGTCCTCTTACAGGAGCCAAGCTTCAGGACTGTATCACCAGAGCAGTTACAAGACACAAAGAAGTAAAGAAGCTGATAGACAAAGTAATAAAAAGTATAAAGCCCAAGTGA